Proteins co-encoded in one Setaria viridis chromosome 9, Setaria_viridis_v4.0, whole genome shotgun sequence genomic window:
- the LOC117838934 gene encoding uncharacterized protein, which translates to MEALVVFPEQRNHHHRHPGARRKSSGPHFSSPPPSRDFHGMNCRSFHSGGGCMGVLASPAPPPARTYSSPEPKTPKQQQPRHGGKRSRPISISPSTSPPSRSELWAGPAFSNSPPPSSLPIPKFSLRQKRSISLELPPVERSDDVEVRPHAKSAPSSPVGGAGYEFFNDNETASAIATENLRRILQLDIADR; encoded by the coding sequence ATGGAGGCTCTTGTGGTTTTCCCGGAGCAGCGCAACCACCATCACCGCCACCCTGGTGCCCGTAGAAAGTCATCGGGACCACACTTCTCATCACCACCTCCCTCTCGTGACTTCCATGGAATGAACTGCCGGTCTTTCCACTCTGGTGGTGGCTGCATGGGTGTTCTCGCTTCTCCAGCACCCCCACCTGCCCGCACCTACTCATCCCCAGAGCCCAAGACACCCAAACAGCAGCAGCCACGTCATGGTGGCAAGCGCAGTCGACCCATTTCCATAAGCCCCTCCACATCTCCTCCCTCCCGGTCTGAGCTGTGGGCGGGCCCAGCATTTTCCAACTCACCACCCCCCAGTTCACTGCCCATCCCCAAATTCTCCCTCCGCCAGAAGCGCAGCATTTCTCTTGAGCTGCCACCAGTTGAGCGCTCAGATGATGTGGAGGTCAGGCCGCATGCTAAATCAGCTCCTTCATCCCCAGTTGGGGGAGCAGGGTATGAATTCTTCAATGACAATGAAACTGCTAGTGCTATAGCAACGGAGAATCTGAGGAGGATTCTCCAGTTGGATATAGCAGATCGTTGA